One segment of Methanoculleus taiwanensis DNA contains the following:
- the pyrC gene encoding dihydroorotase — MTRPVDLLLENVTLPDGRIADVAIDRGIVRHVGAPLRAYESVDCSRLICMPGAIDMHVHMRGGEQAYKEDFASGTASAVAGGVTVVVDQPNTIPPLTTGERITARIRDAAEHAVCGFAVNAGVTADADLEGMWRAGALAFGETFAAPSSYGEALSPEELSGALQRIARIGGVATIHAEEIVSGKLPQTLADHDRMRPADGEARAVAIVGGLAPPGSRIHFCHLSTAAAVKTARGSVEVTPHHLFLSRERFDPEDAAGKVNPPLRSETDRRHLWSCWEKIDVVASDHAPHTAEEKRRALAEAPSGIPGVETMAPLLMAAVQKREISRISVMEKTSWTPAVLLGIPVAGFAPGDRADYALYPREIASVDPDALHSRAGWSPYAGYEAVFPVEVIMQGVRAYKDGDHLAALPRWYPGDGYNIPENKY; from the coding sequence ATGACCCGACCGGTCGATCTCCTCCTCGAGAATGTGACGCTCCCGGACGGGCGGATCGCCGATGTAGCCATCGATCGCGGGATCGTGAGGCACGTCGGGGCGCCGCTCAGGGCGTACGAATCCGTCGACTGCAGCCGTCTGATCTGCATGCCTGGAGCGATCGATATGCACGTCCATATGCGGGGCGGAGAGCAGGCGTACAAAGAGGACTTTGCCAGCGGCACGGCAAGCGCCGTCGCCGGCGGGGTGACGGTCGTCGTCGATCAGCCGAACACCATCCCTCCCCTCACCACCGGAGAGCGCATCACCGCGCGGATACGGGATGCGGCGGAGCATGCCGTCTGCGGTTTTGCGGTGAACGCCGGCGTCACGGCGGATGCGGATCTCGAGGGGATGTGGCGTGCGGGCGCACTTGCTTTCGGGGAGACGTTTGCAGCTCCCTCGAGCTACGGCGAGGCGCTTTCGCCCGAGGAACTCAGCGGTGCCCTCCAGCGGATTGCCCGGATCGGTGGAGTCGCCACAATCCACGCAGAGGAGATCGTTTCCGGAAAACTGCCGCAGACCCTCGCCGATCACGACCGGATGCGTCCGGCGGACGGGGAGGCGCGTGCGGTCGCGATCGTCGGCGGGCTTGCACCCCCCGGGTCACGGATCCACTTCTGCCACCTGAGCACCGCCGCGGCCGTCAAGACCGCACGAGGCTCGGTCGAGGTGACGCCGCACCACCTCTTTCTCTCCCGCGAACGGTTCGACCCGGAGGATGCGGCCGGGAAGGTAAACCCCCCGCTTCGGAGCGAGACCGACCGGCGGCATCTCTGGTCGTGCTGGGAGAAGATCGATGTCGTTGCATCCGATCATGCCCCGCATACGGCGGAGGAGAAGCGCCGCGCTCTCGCCGAAGCACCGTCTGGGATTCCCGGCGTCGAGACGATGGCTCCCCTGCTCATGGCAGCGGTGCAGAAACGGGAGATCTCGCGGATCTCGGTGATGGAAAAGACGTCCTGGACACCGGCAGTCCTCCTCGGCATCCCGGTCGCCGGGTTTGCCCCCGGCGATCGGGCAGACTACGCCCTGTATCCCCGTGAGATCGCGAGCGTCGATCCGGACGCCCTGCACTCCCGCGCCGGGTGGTCGCCGTACGCGGGCT
- a CDS encoding DUF2156 domain-containing protein produces MLSLDDFKPVTLDDRDTFTKQYALYPQVHSDNTFANMVCWNHYADYRYACIGDAIIISSTIDGETTFRPPIGPKNPDLLREVLELAASAGGRNPLISLDPDSTAWIQTLYPDLLLHPDRDFFDYIYRAEDLAELPGGEYLSIRRNLNKFRREFSYTTDAITPDTIDEVLEFLIEWCEWKDCDSVPILAYEKDAILYAMEHFFDLELRGTIIRVGENIGAISVVGRLNENTAVVHFEKALPDVYRGIYRAINAETAAGLVNEYLCIDRECDMGVPGLREAKMRYKPDHMVEVHYVQKDDLKASLS; encoded by the coding sequence ATGCTGTCACTGGATGATTTCAAACCGGTTACCCTGGATGACAGGGACACATTTACGAAACAGTACGCACTGTACCCGCAGGTACACAGCGATAATACGTTTGCAAACATGGTCTGCTGGAACCACTATGCGGACTACCGCTACGCCTGCATCGGCGATGCGATTATCATCTCGAGCACGATCGACGGCGAGACGACGTTCCGCCCGCCGATAGGCCCAAAGAATCCCGATCTCCTCCGTGAAGTGCTGGAACTTGCCGCATCGGCAGGCGGCAGAAACCCGCTCATCTCGCTCGACCCGGACTCGACGGCATGGATACAGACGCTCTACCCGGATCTTCTCCTGCACCCGGATCGGGACTTCTTCGATTACATCTACCGCGCCGAGGATCTCGCCGAACTCCCCGGCGGTGAGTACCTCTCCATACGCCGGAACCTCAACAAGTTCCGGCGCGAATTTTCGTATACGACCGATGCGATCACGCCGGATACTATTGATGAGGTACTTGAGTTCCTCATCGAGTGGTGCGAGTGGAAGGACTGCGACTCGGTTCCCATCCTCGCCTACGAAAAAGACGCCATCCTCTATGCCATGGAACACTTCTTCGATCTGGAGCTCCGCGGCACTATTATCAGGGTCGGAGAGAATATCGGCGCAATATCGGTGGTGGGACGGCTGAACGAGAATACCGCGGTGGTGCACTTCGAAAAGGCGCTGCCCGACGTGTACCGGGGCATCTATCGTGCGATCAACGCCGAGACCGCGGCCGGCCTCGTGAACGAGTACCTCTGCATCGACCGGGAATGCGACATGGGGGTTCCGGGACTCCGGGAGGCGAAGATGCGGTACAAACCCGACCATATGGTCGAGGTGCACTACGTGCAGAAAGACGACCTGAAGGCGAGCCTCTCATGA
- a CDS encoding GNAT family N-acetyltransferase gives MVNTWDEEVIADLYRAGGWWNERWDPAGLDALVRGSFAFAVAVERESGRAVGMGRVISDGVSDGYIQDLVVLPDYRGRGIGKMLVAALLEQCKTAGLGWIGLIAEPGTEEFYQPMGFSRLEGFVPMRYYGEQ, from the coding sequence ATGGTGAACACCTGGGACGAAGAGGTGATCGCCGATCTCTATCGCGCAGGAGGATGGTGGAACGAACGGTGGGATCCGGCCGGGCTCGACGCCCTCGTTCGGGGGAGCTTTGCCTTCGCCGTCGCCGTCGAGAGAGAGAGCGGCCGGGCGGTCGGCATGGGCCGGGTCATCTCGGACGGGGTCTCCGACGGATATATTCAGGATCTCGTCGTCCTGCCCGACTACCGCGGACGGGGCATCGGGAAGATGCTTGTTGCAGCGCTGCTCGAGCAGTGCAAAACTGCGGGTCTCGGATGGATAGGGCTGATCGCCGAGCCCGGAACAGAAGAATTTTATCAGCCGATGGGCTTTTCGAGACTCGAAGGCTTCGTCCCCATGCGATATTACGGAGAGCAGTGA
- the hypE gene encoding hydrogenase expression/formation protein HypE, which produces MKVNLMHGAGGEVMGELLRTITNLKNNNAGGIGLESLDDGAVIPINGQNIVFTTDSHVVSPIFFPGGDIGRIAVCGTINDLAMMGGRPIALSCGMIIPEGFEIADLERIVASMDAALGECGASLVTGDTKVLERSALDTIIVNTAGIGIVERPVRDNGLAIGDRIIVSGTLGDHGVAIMAHREGFEFGDQIRSDVSPLWSLVESAMAAGEIHAMKDPTRGGFANAINEMARKSGHGVVIEEESLPLRKSVRSAAGMLGIDPLEVANEGKVILGVKPEDAEAVLEAIRSHPYGRDAAIVGTVVEGSNVVMKTAIGGERFIEPPIGDPVPRVC; this is translated from the coding sequence GTGGAGAGGTGATGGGCGAACTCCTCAGGACCATTACCAATCTGAAAAATAACAACGCCGGTGGAATCGGGCTCGAATCACTGGATGACGGTGCAGTGATCCCCATTAACGGCCAGAACATCGTTTTTACTACCGACAGCCATGTCGTCTCCCCGATATTCTTCCCGGGCGGCGACATCGGCAGGATCGCCGTCTGCGGAACCATCAACGATCTTGCCATGATGGGGGGGAGGCCTATCGCACTTTCGTGCGGGATGATCATACCGGAGGGATTCGAGATCGCCGACCTCGAGCGGATCGTTGCGTCGATGGATGCCGCCCTCGGAGAATGCGGTGCAAGCCTTGTCACCGGCGATACCAAAGTGCTCGAGCGAAGCGCCCTTGATACCATCATCGTCAACACCGCCGGAATAGGCATCGTTGAGCGGCCCGTGCGTGATAACGGACTTGCCATCGGCGACCGCATCATCGTCAGCGGCACCCTCGGCGATCACGGCGTCGCCATTATGGCGCACCGGGAAGGATTCGAGTTCGGAGACCAGATCCGCTCGGACGTATCGCCGCTCTGGTCGCTCGTCGAGAGTGCGATGGCGGCGGGAGAGATCCATGCGATGAAGGATCCCACGCGGGGCGGGTTTGCAAACGCCATCAACGAGATGGCCAGAAAGAGCGGGCACGGCGTCGTCATCGAGGAGGAATCGCTTCCGCTTCGGAAGAGTGTCAGGAGTGCGGCAGGCATGCTCGGCATCGACCCGCTCGAAGTGGCGAACGAAGGGAAGGTGATCCTCGGCGTGAAACCGGAGGACGCCGAGGCTGTTCTCGAAGCAATCCGTTCACACCCCTACGGTCGGGACGCCGCTATCGTCGGCACCGTCGTCGAGGGGTCGAATGTCGTTATGAAGACCGCCATAGGGGGAGAGCGGTTCATCGAGCCGCCGATCGGCGACCCCGTTCCAAGAGTCTGTTAG